From one uncultured Bacteroides sp. genomic stretch:
- a CDS encoding ABC transporter ATP-binding protein — MITLTSLSKIYRTNEIETVALENVNLTVERGEFLSIMGPSGCGKSTLLNIMGLLDAPTSGKIEINGTSSEGMKDKALAAFRNRSLGFVFQSFHLINSLSVLDNVELPLLYRHVSASERKRLAQEVLEKVGLSHRMRHFPTQLSGGQCQRVAVARAIIGNPDIILADEPTGNLDSKMGAEVMQLLHQLNKEDGRTIVMVTHNEEQAKQTSRTVRFFDGRQVR, encoded by the coding sequence ATGATTACACTTACTTCCCTTTCCAAAATTTACCGTACGAACGAAATAGAAACGGTAGCTCTCGAGAATGTGAACTTAACGGTAGAACGTGGCGAATTCCTTTCTATCATGGGCCCGTCAGGTTGTGGTAAATCTACGTTGCTTAATATAATGGGCTTGCTGGATGCTCCGACAAGTGGTAAGATAGAAATAAACGGCACAAGTAGTGAGGGGATGAAAGACAAGGCTCTTGCCGCTTTCCGTAACAGATCGCTGGGCTTCGTGTTTCAGTCCTTTCACCTGATTAATTCGCTCAGTGTGCTCGATAATGTGGAACTGCCTCTTTTGTATCGCCATGTCTCGGCTTCGGAACGTAAACGCCTGGCACAGGAGGTACTCGAGAAGGTAGGACTTAGTCACCGCATGCGTCACTTCCCCACACAACTCTCCGGCGGTCAGTGTCAGCGCGTGGCTGTGGCTCGTGCCATCATCGGCAACCCGGATATTATTTTAGCGGATGAACCTACCGGTAATCTGGATTCAAAGATGGGAGCCGAGGTGATGCAACTTCTCCATCAGCTGAACAAGGAAGACGGACGCACCATTGTGATGGTTACGCACAACGAGGAACAAGCCAAACAAACCAGTCGCACAGTGAGATTCTTTGACGGACGGCAAGTGCGGTAA